A genomic stretch from Chloroflexota bacterium includes:
- the ugpC gene encoding sn-glycerol-3-phosphate ABC transporter ATP-binding protein UgpC, with protein sequence MAGVTLDHVSKIFGEVRAVNDLTIQIHDKEFLVLVGPSGCGKSTALRLIAGLEEATAGDIYIGDRRVNDVAPKDRDIAMVFQSYALYPHMTVYDNLAFGLKLRKTPKAEIDRRVKEAAEILGLQNLLKRKPKQLSGGQRQRVALGRAIVREPLVFLMDEPLSNLDAKLRVQTRAELIKLHQRLQTTVIYVTHDQVEAMTMGHRIAVMRDGILQQLDTPQVLYDRPANMFVAGFIGSPSMNFFEGTVSGSDSELWVEAGTLKLKVPEHRAAQVRSAVGRDVIFGIRPEDIHHPTERPDAPSHQKAQVTIEVVEPLGSEQYVYLRSGTQEFTARMPSRAQLAAGNNVEVIFDTERMHVFDKQTEMALA encoded by the coding sequence ATGGCGGGAGTGACCCTAGACCACGTCAGCAAGATCTTTGGCGAGGTCCGCGCGGTCAACGATCTGACGATCCAGATCCACGACAAGGAGTTTCTGGTTCTCGTCGGTCCGTCTGGCTGCGGCAAGAGCACCGCGCTTCGCCTGATCGCCGGCCTCGAAGAGGCCACCGCTGGCGACATCTACATCGGCGACCGCCGGGTCAACGACGTAGCCCCGAAGGACCGCGACATCGCGATGGTCTTCCAGAGCTACGCGCTGTACCCGCACATGACGGTGTACGACAACCTGGCGTTCGGCCTGAAGCTCCGCAAGACCCCCAAGGCCGAGATCGACCGGCGGGTGAAGGAAGCGGCCGAGATCCTCGGTCTGCAGAACCTCCTGAAGCGCAAGCCCAAGCAGCTCTCGGGTGGTCAGCGCCAGCGCGTCGCGCTCGGACGGGCCATCGTCCGCGAGCCGCTGGTCTTCCTGATGGACGAGCCGCTCTCCAACCTGGACGCCAAGCTGCGCGTGCAGACGCGTGCCGAGCTGATCAAGCTCCACCAGCGCCTGCAGACCACGGTCATCTACGTCACGCACGACCAGGTCGAGGCGATGACGATGGGTCACCGCATCGCGGTCATGCGCGACGGCATCCTGCAGCAGCTCGACACTCCGCAGGTGCTGTACGACCGGCCGGCCAACATGTTCGTGGCGGGCTTCATCGGCAGCCCCTCGATGAACTTCTTCGAGGGCACGGTCTCCGGCTCCGACTCCGAGCTGTGGGTCGAGGCTGGCACCCTGAAGCTCAAGGTGCCCGAGCACCGGGCCGCCCAGGTCCGTAGCGCGGTTGGCCGTGACGTGATCTTCGGGATCCGCCCCGAGGACATCCACCACCCGACGGAGCGCCCGGATGCGCCGTCGCACCAGAAGGCCCAGGTGACCATCGAGGTTGTCGAGCCGCTGGGCTCGGAGCAGTACGTCTACCTCCGCAGCGGCACCCAGGAGTTCACCGCCCGGATGCCTTCGCGGGCGCAGCTCGCGGCTGGCAACAACGTCGAGGTCATCTTCGACACCGAGCGGATGCACGTCTTCGACAAGCAGACGGAGATGGCGCTGGCCTGA